One Candidatus Brocadiia bacterium DNA window includes the following coding sequences:
- a CDS encoding SBBP repeat-containing protein — translation MKLPLCFLVLGLSVFALVGCGGGSTGSSGGLLQDDQSVVPEAPSALTVTALGNARVSLRWTDNSGNEDGFRVERRIGAGGYSQLTTLGSNATSYTDITVGSLTQYYYRIIAYNAIGDSAISNEVSVTPPLVKTWGGLGFETSNSVSVDGTGNIYVAGWTSTFGAITSTPPEAFVIKYDAQGNLLWQKTWGGLGSDGANAVAVTQVGDVYVTGITEGFGVVSTTDVFVLKYTTDGVLSWQKTWGGNGVDVAYNIAIDDPSTPAHIYVTGVTNSFGSGNNDAFLLSYDTAGALSWQRVWGGPGDDQARGLDIDIAGNIYVVGGTNSFASGSYDAFIIKYDAAGALTWQRLWGGAGDEIAKDIVVDSLGNLYMTGDCIEYGTGAYNIFLASYNSTGTSLWQSIWGGALGDDIAGGIAINGSNVYIGGYSNSFSNLTNNIFVIRTDLSGNILYQGLWETTGSDNAYDIAADASSNVFIAGETNGANGELKTISGTVSESDGISSTATGIPITPTGSESTPAGYEDTPAGIETGSSNLDMTMVKIRF, via the coding sequence ATGAAATTACCGCTTTGCTTTTTGGTTTTAGGGCTGTCGGTTTTTGCCTTGGTCGGTTGCGGCGGCGGGAGCACCGGCAGTAGTGGTGGGTTGTTGCAGGACGACCAGTCCGTGGTGCCTGAGGCGCCTTCGGCGCTGACCGTTACGGCGCTGGGTAACGCCCGAGTGTCGTTGAGATGGACCGATAACTCCGGCAACGAGGACGGATTCAGGGTTGAACGCCGTATCGGCGCGGGCGGATACTCCCAGCTTACTACGCTTGGTTCGAATGCCACTTCATATACCGATATTACGGTCGGTTCATTGACTCAGTACTATTACCGGATTATCGCTTATAACGCCATCGGGGATAGCGCCATATCCAACGAGGTTTCGGTTACTCCGCCACTGGTCAAGACCTGGGGTGGTTTGGGGTTTGAGACTTCAAACTCCGTATCGGTTGACGGGACCGGCAATATTTACGTGGCCGGATGGACCAGCACCTTCGGTGCCATTACGTCCACGCCGCCTGAGGCATTTGTCATAAAGTATGATGCCCAGGGCAATTTACTCTGGCAGAAGACTTGGGGCGGGCTGGGCAGCGACGGCGCTAACGCCGTTGCCGTGACCCAGGTCGGCGATGTTTATGTGACTGGTATAACTGAAGGTTTCGGAGTGGTTTCCACGACCGATGTGTTCGTGCTTAAGTATACAACCGATGGCGTGTTGTCCTGGCAGAAGACTTGGGGCGGTAACGGCGTCGACGTCGCTTACAACATCGCCATAGACGACCCGTCTACGCCTGCGCATATCTATGTGACCGGCGTGACCAACAGCTTTGGTTCCGGCAATAATGACGCCTTTCTGCTCAGTTATGACACCGCAGGTGCCCTCAGTTGGCAGCGGGTCTGGGGTGGTCCCGGAGACGACCAGGCCAGAGGGCTGGATATCGATATCGCCGGAAATATTTACGTGGTCGGTGGCACCAATAGTTTTGCCAGCGGCTCGTATGACGCGTTTATCATTAAGTATGATGCGGCCGGAGCGTTGACATGGCAGCGGTTATGGGGCGGAGCCGGAGACGAGATTGCCAAGGATATCGTTGTGGATTCGCTTGGTAATCTTTATATGACCGGGGATTGCATCGAATATGGCACCGGCGCATATAATATTTTCCTGGCCAGTTATAATTCAACCGGGACAAGCCTCTGGCAGTCCATCTGGGGGGGTGCTCTGGGTGATGATATCGCCGGCGGCATCGCTATCAACGGTTCTAATGTTTATATCGGCGGTTATTCAAACAGTTTTAGCAACCTGACGAATAATATATTCGTAATCAGGACTGATCTTTCAGGGAACATATTATACCAGGGGCTTTGGGAGACGACCGGCTCGGACAACGCTTATGATATCGCGGCTGATGCCAGCAGTAATGTATTCATCGCCGGTGAAACTAATGGGGCTAACGGCGAACTTAAAACTATATCCGGAACGGTTTCCGAGTCGGACGGTATTTCCAGCACGGCCACAGGCATTCCGATAACCCCGACAGGTTCGGAATCGACTCCGGCCGGATATGAAGACACGCCTGCCGGTATCGAGACCGGTTCTTCAAATCTGGATATGACCATGGTCAAGATAAGGTTTTAA
- a CDS encoding tryptophanase yields MKIISSIADKHRAEPFRIKVVEPIKMTTLAQRDKILKKACYNIFMIRSEDVFIDLLTDSGTSAMSDNQWAGMMLGDESYAMCRNYFSLKSVVKNLFGFDKFVPTHQGRAAEHILFSCTVDKTKVIPNNMHFDTTRANIEDRGGLALNLINDDAFDTQKIKPFKGNMDIEKLEAAIKKHGVGNIPLVMLTITNNSGGGQPVSMSNIRQVSRVAHRHGIPFFLDACRFAENAYFIKTREPGYANKDIRAIVREMFSYSDGFTMSAKKDGIVNIGGLLAVRDDRLFTRIKERLIINEGFITYGGLAGRDLEALARGFMEATEYEYLKYRVGQVKYLGDCLMAKGIPIIRPTGGHAIYLDAKGIFPGMHQKLFPAQALTVELYREAGIRAVEIGSVMFASKDRKTGVVKYPELDLVRLAIPRRVYTDNHMNVVADAAGQIMKRRNKIKGYRITWEPPTLRHFTAKFAPVK; encoded by the coding sequence ATGAAAATCATATCTTCCATAGCAGATAAACACCGGGCCGAACCTTTCCGCATCAAGGTTGTGGAACCTATCAAGATGACCACTCTGGCGCAGCGTGATAAGATATTAAAGAAGGCCTGCTATAATATCTTTATGATTCGCTCCGAAGACGTGTTCATCGACCTGCTGACTGATTCGGGCACTTCGGCCATGAGCGATAACCAATGGGCCGGCATGATGCTGGGTGACGAGTCATACGCCATGTGCCGGAACTATTTCTCGCTTAAGAGCGTGGTCAAGAACTTGTTTGGCTTTGACAAGTTCGTGCCCACGCACCAGGGCCGGGCGGCCGAGCATATCCTGTTTTCCTGCACGGTTGACAAGACCAAGGTTATTCCCAACAACATGCATTTTGACACCACCCGCGCTAATATTGAAGACCGGGGCGGGCTGGCGCTGAACCTGATTAACGACGACGCCTTTGACACTCAGAAGATAAAACCGTTCAAGGGCAATATGGATATCGAGAAGTTGGAAGCGGCTATAAAGAAACACGGGGTTGGTAATATCCCGCTGGTCATGTTAACGATAACCAATAACTCCGGCGGCGGCCAGCCGGTGTCTATGTCCAACATCCGTCAGGTCAGCCGGGTAGCTCACAGGCACGGCATTCCATTTTTCCTGGATGCCTGCCGTTTCGCCGAGAACGCTTACTTTATCAAGACTCGTGAGCCGGGTTATGCCAATAAGGATATCAGGGCGATTGTCCGCGAGATGTTCTCATATTCGGACGGGTTCACCATGTCGGCCAAAAAGGACGGCATCGTCAATATCGGCGGTCTGCTGGCGGTTCGTGATGACCGGCTGTTTACCCGGATAAAAGAGCGCTTGATTATCAACGAAGGGTTTATCACCTACGGCGGTTTGGCCGGGCGTGACCTTGAGGCGCTGGCCCGTGGTTTTATGGAGGCGACCGAATACGAATATCTTAAGTACCGGGTCGGACAGGTTAAATACCTGGGTGATTGCCTGATGGCCAAAGGCATTCCGATTATCCGGCCGACCGGTGGGCATGCGATTTATCTGGACGCCAAAGGCATATTCCCCGGCATGCACCAAAAATTATTCCCGGCACAGGCGCTGACGGTCGAACTTTACCGCGAGGCCGGCATCAGGGCCGTGGAAATAGGCAGCGTTATGTTTGCTTCCAAGGATCGCAAAACGGGCGTGGTTAAATATCCGGAACTGGACCTGGTCCGGTTGGCCATACCGCGTCGGGTATATACGGACAATCATATGAACGTGGTGGCCGACGCGGCCGGACAGATAATGAAGCGGCGGAATAAAATAAAAGGATACCGGATAACCTGGGAACCGCCGACTTTGAGGCATTTTACGGCTAAGTTCGCTCCGGTTAAGTAA
- a CDS encoding tetratricopeptide repeat protein: MRISSVASVVFSVSTLFLGVSCACKPAVKTVPPITPPPAVSTESAQDWLDKGIALHSKASYPEALSAFDKAIDLNPKFAEAYYHKGIVYWTLGDTRKAVSSFEEALQYKPNYALASYTLANAYARLKAYTSAIECYRDAIKAQPDYPEAYSNMGLSLWMTGDFQESIDAFKKATELKPDYLEAYYSLGYSLIQSNRHAEAIEPLKQTVRIRSDYFPGQYWLGVCYRETGDYSNAVKTFEKAIELNPGDGETRDNLGRTYLRSGDYVKAIELFKKALEVTPTFVSSHYNMGEAYLNMGDRDNALKEHEILKDLNEALAEKLQELIDQFQK; encoded by the coding sequence ATGCGCATATCATCCGTTGCCTCCGTGGTATTTTCTGTTTCAACGTTATTCCTGGGCGTTTCCTGCGCCTGTAAGCCGGCCGTAAAGACGGTCCCGCCCATTACACCTCCGCCGGCCGTGTCGACAGAATCGGCTCAGGACTGGCTTGACAAGGGCATTGCCCTGCACTCAAAGGCCAGTTACCCGGAGGCCTTGAGCGCTTTCGACAAGGCCATCGACCTTAACCCTAAGTTTGCCGAGGCTTATTACCACAAGGGCATTGTCTACTGGACATTGGGCGATACCAGGAAGGCCGTCAGCTCTTTCGAGGAGGCTTTGCAGTATAAACCCAATTACGCGCTGGCCAGTTATACCCTGGCTAACGCCTACGCCCGGCTCAAGGCATATACCAGCGCCATCGAATGTTACCGCGACGCCATCAAGGCTCAGCCCGATTACCCCGAGGCTTATTCCAATATGGGGCTGTCGCTTTGGATGACCGGAGATTTTCAGGAATCCATTGACGCGTTCAAGAAGGCCACCGAGCTGAAGCCCGATTACCTTGAGGCGTATTACAGCCTGGGTTATTCGCTTATCCAGTCCAACCGTCATGCGGAGGCGATTGAACCGCTGAAACAGACGGTTAGAATCAGGTCCGATTACTTCCCGGGCCAATACTGGCTGGGCGTATGCTACCGCGAGACCGGCGATTACTCCAACGCCGTCAAGACGTTTGAAAAGGCCATCGAGCTCAATCCCGGCGACGGCGAGACGCGCGACAACCTGGGCCGTACTTATTTACGCTCCGGCGATTATGTCAAGGCCATAGAACTATTCAAAAAGGCGTTGGAAGTAACACCGACGTTCGTTTCATCTCATTATAATATGGGCGAGGCCTACCTGAATATGGGCGACCGGGATAACGCCTTGAAGGAACACGAAATCCTCAAGGATCTGAACGAGGCGCTGGCCGAAAAGCTTCAGGAATTGATAGATCAATTCCAGAAGTAA